From the Manihot esculenta cultivar AM560-2 chromosome 3, M.esculenta_v8, whole genome shotgun sequence genome, one window contains:
- the LOC110611179 gene encoding uncharacterized protein LOC110611179 translates to MSRGFTPPFQLLELNMISAQNLAKVSRKMKTYAVAWVHPERKLCTTVDNQSDNNPTWNDKFVFRVDDEFLYGETSAIMIEIYAVNWFRDVQVGTVRVTVGNLIPPPQLHRQHHIRLGMRFVALQVRRRSGCPQGILNIGVAILDPSKRSMPLYTQNASAIGYRHLMGEKDPRMHKEDEKNSDEQNQLLLPWTPKPELRRIKSDTSSMIGSVMVPKRTTNKRKAGSMVNGSAYEKQNSNASSMITGSEINTKGNKSKPDSTSNGLGYGALTMAKYKSRISGGKNTIKKNHHGSFDDISSLKFNQLELDIGKLNFENQNRMNLNGGVPLISESELGPSASEVAAKVARKRNHSGIEEMESEIISSWSLESGMEGLQSKLERWRTELPPAYDHSDLSSSLCSGHEIRRRIRSSESDIDGVFSCFITLGSFECSIVCGGPSTRKKSGRVKRSSSLSSLSFL, encoded by the coding sequence ATGTCCCGTGGATTTACTCCGCCGTTTCAATTGTTGGAGCTAAATATGATATCCGCCCAAAATCTTGCAAAGGTATCTCGTAAGATGAAGACGTACGCGGTTGCCTGGGTTCACCCTGAGCGCAAACTTTGTACCACCGTCGATAATCAAAGCGACAACAACCCCACCTGGAATGACAAGTTTGTCTTTCGCGTCGACGATGAGTTTCTTTACGGTGAGACATCCGCCATTATGATCGAGATCTATGCCGTCAATTGGTTCCGCGACGTTCAAGTCGGAACCGTTCGCGTAACTGTCGGAAACCTCATTCCCCCTCCACAACTTCACCGTCAGCACCACATTCGGCTTGGCATGCGCTTTGTTGCCCTTCAGGTACGTCGTCGCTCTGGATGTCCTCAAGGGATTCTCAACATTGGGGTTGCGATTCTTGACCCCTCTAAGCGAAGCATGCCATTGTACACCCAGAATGCCTCTGCTATTGGTTACCGTCATTTGATGGGCGAGAAGGATCCTCGTATGCATAAAGAAGATGAGAAAAATAGTGATGAGCAGAACCAATTATTGCTTCCATGGACTCCCAAGCCTGAGTTGAGACGTATAAAGAGCGACACCAGCTCCATGATCGGCTCAGTCATGGTTCCTAAGAGAACGACAAATAAAAGGAAGGCTGGTTCGATGGTCAATGGCTCAGCTTATGAGAAACAGAATTCAAATGCTAGCTCGATGATCACTGGTTCCGAGATTAACACGAAAGGTAACAAGAGCAAGCCTGATTCAACTTCTAATGGATTGGGATATGGCGCATTGACAATGGCTAAATACAAGTCTCGCATATCCGGCGGCAAGAACACTATAAAGAAAAACCACCATGGTTCATTTGACGATATTTCTTCCTTGAAATTCAACCAGTTGGAGTTGGACATTGggaaattgaattttgaaaatcaAAATAGGATGAATTTAAATGGTGGCGTGCCGCTTATATCCGAATCAGAACTGGGTCCATCAGCATCGGAGGTGGCGGCGAAAGTGGCAAGGAAACGAAATCACTCCGGGATTGAAGAAATGGAGAGCGAGATAATAAGTTCTTGGAGCTTGGAAAGCGGTATGGAAGGCCTCCAATCGAAATTGGAAAGATGGAGAACGGAGCTCCCACCTGCATACGATCATAGTGATTTATCCAGCAGTTTGTGCAGCGGACACGAAATTAGGCGTAGGATAAGAAGCAGCGAAAGCGACATCGACGGGGTATTTTCATGCTTCATTACCTTAGGCAGTTTCGAATGCTCCATTGTTTGTGGCGGACCCTCCACGAGGAAAAAATCCGGCCGAGTGAAACGAAGCTCCTCATTGAGTAGCCTTAGTTTTCTTTAA
- the LOC110611903 gene encoding uncharacterized protein LOC110611903 produces MLLRSSSHPAIGTLLSPVSDSPTELNQDTSSFRQLRGFRRAWSDSNLERSLHSSCHKEELHCSTTPHKFPESHSRTMLRSAPSLSIFNVNDVVEDQDNNGGEKESLIRTITIGEMIEAKGSGEFNFGNEHMGLIEEEGDLNGIENLNLEETMEPVSPPLYLASGLGIDGIDFGGGNGGGVGGFDLTSPNFDESGDLEEYYKRMVDEFPCHPLFLANYAQLLESKGDLDGAEDYYHRATLADPEDGEVLLKYAKLEWQLHHDQCSALSNYQRAVLAAPKDSNVLAAYASFLWEIDADGEEEAFQAKHIQVEQHPTLPGNSNTNQEPRLSIDAAHHSASEADKGNNPEEYYRRMVEENPSNSLVLRNYAQFLYQSKGDLPSAEEYYSRAVLADPGDGEIMSEYAKLVWEVHRDHGKASSYFERAVQATPEDSHVVAAYASFLWETEENEEESTNSDQFHYEGSVTTAQL; encoded by the exons ATGCTTCTGAGGAGTTCATCACACCCTGCAATCGGGACTCTACTCTCACCAGTCTCAGACAGCCCTACTGAACTCAATCAAGACACAAGTAGTTTTCGGCAGCTCAGAGGATTTCGAAGAGCTTGGTCGGATAGTAACTTGGAAAGGTCACTGCATTCATCTTGTCATAAAGAAGAGCTTCATTGTTCAACCACACCCCATAAGTTCCCAGAAAGTCATAGCAGGACCATGTTGCGCAGTGCTCCTTCTTTGTCGATATTTAATGTGAATGATGTGGTAGAAGATCAAGATAATAATGGAGGAGAAAAGGAGTCTCTGATCAGAACAATTACTATTGGAGAGATGATAGAAGCTAAAGGTAGTGGAGAGTTCAATTTTGGAAATGAGCACATGGGGCTGATAGAGGAAGAAGGAGATCTAAATGGGATTGAAAATTTGAATCTTGAAGAAACAATGGAACCAGTTAGTCCTCCCTTGTATCTTGCTTCAGGTCTTGGGATTGATGGCATTGATTTTGGCGGCGGAAATGGCGGTGGCGTTGGCGGTTTTGATTTGACTTCGCCGAACTTTGATGAAAGTGGCGATCTTGAAGAGTACTATAAGAGGATGGTTGATGAGTTTCCCTGCCACCCTCTGTTTCTAGCAAATTACGCTCAGCTTTTGGAG TCTAAGGGAGACCTTGACGGAGCTGAGGACTACTATCATCGGGCCACACTCGCAGATCCTGAAGATGGTGAAGTCTTACTGAAGTATGCTAAACTGGAGTGGCAGCTTCACCATGATCAATGTAGTGCTTTGAGTAACTATCAACGTGCTGTTCTGGCTGCTCCTAAAGATAG CAATGTTCTTGCGGCATATGCGAGTTTTCTTTGGGAAATAGATGCTGATGGTGAAGAAGAGGCATTTCAGGCAAAGCATATTCAG GTTGAACAACATCCAACTTTGCCCGGCAACTCAAACACCAATCAAGAACCTAGGCTTAGCATCGATGCGGCTCATCACTCAGCCTCTGAAGCTGACAAGGGCAACAATCCTGAAGAGTACTACAGGAGGATGGTTGAGGAAAATCCTTCCAACTCTTTGGTTTTACGAAATTATGCTCAGTTTCTGTACCAG TCAAAGGGGGACCTTCCAAGCGCCGAGGAATATTACTCGCGTGCTGTACTAGCTGATCCTGGGGATGGTGAAATCATGTCAGAGTACGCAAAGTTGGTGTGGGAAGTTCATCGAGACCATGGTAAAGCCTCAAGTTACTTTGAGCGAGCAGTTCAAGCTACTCCCGAGGATAG CCATGTTGTTGCAGCATATGCTAGTTTCCTCTGGGAAAcagaagaaaatgaagaggaAAGCACAAATTCTGATCAATTTCACTATGAAGGTTCGGTGACAACCGCTCAACTCTAA